The Gadus macrocephalus chromosome 20, ASM3116895v1 genome includes a region encoding these proteins:
- the LOC132448436 gene encoding protein mono-ADP-ribosyltransferase PARP14-like isoform X3: protein MDDAYPYTLIVELEENNVPRLKNKLVKYFQSKRRAGGGECQIQYEDRSRTAVLRFRREEDRARVLAQETHVIVLEEGVIKVSVHLADRSSEREQLTTATNNQQSNSDSRASEEETQVEAVSRVEQTEESALGSTSAVLENVPQDMSKDIMEMLVENIYFKSQITTQPDFSLEMLSDICSAVITFSSTKENNEFITSCQTNRTFLNKKLTVRALEVTSQVRVENLSNISEDVLLLYFENEGWEVEQVTPDEEEQSAVISFKMDTAVQGIIKKEHVIGITPIKAFPFYDSLGTVLYGKVRPKPKLPATFSKSIHSPLLTYLHQQQEAAEMVCGHLSALFCKVDLLPSSVSFSPLPALLEQKDVTPKDIKQWKQSVEQAFTQVLSRFKTLRLQPPPSTWEESEAQIKEIVLDKTMEVIPEKAEGALSVVGLVDEVTRLEPTLNELMTRIEKRVQRENSSITQGFEISEEMFHLLCQDGLADRFKDNYPDLEMTYEDKLILKGLSHVVSDAAIVVMAQVLAVQKNLLDGPTAEEDNQIEAASREEQTEQPALGSTSAVLENVPQDMSKEFMEMLVENIHKNYKSPMTSQPEFSLEIISDTCSAVVTFSSAKENNEFITSCEKNKMFLNKKLTVRPLEVTSQLKVEDVSNISEDVLLLYFENEGWKVEQFTPNEEEQSAVISFKMDTACSQAISNSGKGRKHSPATGHQ from the exons ATGGACGACGCATATCCTTATACACTGATCGTAGAGCTCGAAGAAAACAACGTTCCCAGACTGAAAAACAAACTGGTGAAATATTTCCAGAGTAAAAGACGGGCCGGCGGTGGTGAATGTCAAATTCAATATGAAGACAGAAGCAGGACCGCGGTGCTGCGTTTCAGAAGGGAGGAAG ATAGGGCGAGGGTTCTGGCTCAAGAGACTCATGTGATCGTCTTGGAAGAAGGGGTGATAAAGGTCTCCGTTCATTTGGCTGACAGAAGCTCTGAGAGAGAG CAGTTGACAACCGCTACCAACAACCAACAAAGCAACTCGGATAGTCGTGCATCtgaggaggagacccaggtGGAGGCGGTGAGCAGGGTAGAGCAGACAGAAGAGTCGGCTTTGGGTTCCACCTCCGCTGTCTTAGAGAACGTTCCCCAGGACATGAGCAAGGACATCATGGAGATGTTGGTGGAAAACATCTACTTCAAGTCACAGATAACCACCCAACCTGATTTCAGTTTGGAGATGCTCTCCGACATATGCTCCGCTGTGATTACTTTCTCAAGTACAAAAG AAAACAATGAGTTCATTACAAGCTGCCAGACAAACAGGACCTTCTTGAACAAGAAATTAACTGTCAGAGCTCTGGAAGTCACATCCCAAGTCAGAGTTGAGAATTTGTCAAACATCAGTGAAGATGTCCTCCTGCTGTACTTTGAGAATGAAGGTTGGGAGGTTGAACAGGTCACCCCCGATGAAGAGGAACAGTCTGCTGTCATCTCCTTCAAAATGGACACAG CTGTTCAAGGGATAATCAAGAAGGAACATGTGATCGGGATAACACCGATCAAGGCTTTTCCATTTTACGACTCCTTGGGAACGGTTCTTTATGGCAAAGTCCGACCCAAACCAAAACTACCTGCTACCTTCTCTAAAAGCATACATTCCCCACTCTTGACGTACCTCCATCAGCagcaggaagcagcagagatggTTTGTGGGCACTTGTCAGCACTCTTCTGCAAGGTAGACCTCCTACCCTCATCTGTGAGTTTCAGCCCTCTTCCAGCACTGCTCGAGCAGAAAGATGTTACACCCAAAGACATCAAACAGTGGAAACAATCAGTGGAGCAGGCCTTCACACAGGTCTTGTCCAGGTTCAAAACTCTGAGGCTTCAGCCTCCACCATCAACATGGGAAGAGTCTGAAGCGCAGATCAAAGAGATTGTTTTAGACAAGACCATGGAAGTCATCCCTGAGAAAGCTGAAGGTGCATTGTCAGTGGTCGGCCTTGTGGACGAGGTGACCAGACTAGAGCCCACGTTGAATGAGCTCATGACCAGGATTGAGAAAAGGGTGCAGAGGGAGAATTCAAGTATTACACAAGGATTTGAGATATCCGAAGAAATGTTTCACCTGCTTTGTCAGGACGGTCTTGCTGACCGGTTCAAAGATAATTACCCAGACCTAGAAATGACATATGAAGACAAATTGATCTTAAAAGGTTTAAGTCATGTGGTTTCAGATGCAGCTATTGTGGTAATGGCACAAGTGCTTGCAGTACAAAAAAACCTCTTAGATGGACCTACAGCTGAGGAGGATAACCAGATTGAGGCGGCTAGCAGGGAAGAGCAGACAGAACAGCCGGCTTTGGGTTCCACCTCAGCTGTCTTAGAGAACGTTCCCCAGGACATGAGCAAGGAGTTCATGGAGATGTTGGTGGAAAACATCCACAAAAACTACAAGTCACCGATGACCAGCCAACCTGAATTCAGTTTGGAGATAATCTCTGACACATGCTCCGCTGTGGTTACTTTCTCAAGTGCAAaag AAAATAATGAGTTCATTACAAGCTGCGAGAAAAACAAGATGTTCCTGAACAAGAAATTAACTGTCAGACCTCTGGAAGTCACATCCCAGCTTAAAGTTGAGGATGTGTCCAACATCAGTGAAGATGTCCTCCTGCTGTACTTTGAGAATGAAGGTTGGAAGGTTGAACAGTTCACACCAAATGAAGAGGAACAGTCTGCTGTCATCTCCTTCAAAATGGATACag CGTGTTCCCAAGCAATCTCCAATTCTGGAAAAGGACGAAAACACTCTCCAGCTACTGGACACCAATGA
- the LOC132448436 gene encoding protein mono-ADP-ribosyltransferase PARP14-like isoform X1: MDDAYPYTLIVELEENNVPRLKNKLVKYFQSKRRAGGGECQIQYEDRSRTAVLRFRREEDRARVLAQETHVIVLEEGVIKVSVHLADRSSEREQLTTATNNQQSNSDSRASEEETQVEAVSRVEQTEESALGSTSAVLENVPQDMSKDIMEMLVENIYFKSQITTQPDFSLEMLSDICSAVITFSSTKENNEFITSCQTNRTFLNKKLTVRALEVTSQVRVENLSNISEDVLLLYFENEGWEVEQVTPDEEEQSAVISFKMDTAVQGIIKKEHVIGITPIKAFPFYDSLGTVLYGKVRPKPKLPATFSKSIHSPLLTYLHQQQEAAEMVCGHLSALFCKVDLLPSSVSFSPLPALLEQKDVTPKDIKQWKQSVEQAFTQVLSRFKTLRLQPPPSTWEESEAQIKEIVLDKTMEVIPEKAEGALSVVGLVDEVTRLEPTLNELMTRIEKRVQRENSSITQGFEISEEMFHLLCQDGLADRFKDNYPDLEMTYEDKLILKGLSHVVSDAAIVVMAQVLAVQKNLLDGPTAEEDNQIEAASREEQTEQPALGSTSAVLENVPQDMSKEFMEMLVENIHKNYKSPMTSQPEFSLEIISDTCSAVVTFSSAKENNEFITSCEKNKMFLNKKLTVRPLEVTSQLKVEDVSNISEDVLLLYFENEGWKVEQFTPNEEEQSAVISFKMDTDVEGIIKRKHQIGKTYLKVFPFYNSLGTALYGKERPILNVSKCMRNTRKNDQPLPRPIYQIQTSDGIDLAVSKADLCSYAVDAVVINSNKDLKLDGGTGEAIVAAAGSSLQEECDKIHLRRGQLKPGDSVITGAGGRLQCKKVIHAVTPQYDPSNHLKTVGQLRRAVKGSLELAEMNGCQSLAISAISANMGFPIDLCADTIIKVMKEHCEDQFGQNNLKQIHFVSTDDHAIHALETSVRHKFGNQGIIYSQQSVTDRQSLKSMGGFIQAARRVPKQSPILEKDENTLQLLDTNEELSIELVEGNIQDATTEGIVNVVGRELDLRRGAVSKAILEAAGPNLQLLVSEHCQTGNFGDVIVTSACQLRSNMLFHAVVPPWDNKGNACKIMREIVEDCLNKAENRGLASISFPAIGTGKLGFPKDLAASVMIEEVLAFKKQSMRLKKVAIVLHPKDRQTIQVFNQELEKRLSTGS, encoded by the exons ATGGACGACGCATATCCTTATACACTGATCGTAGAGCTCGAAGAAAACAACGTTCCCAGACTGAAAAACAAACTGGTGAAATATTTCCAGAGTAAAAGACGGGCCGGCGGTGGTGAATGTCAAATTCAATATGAAGACAGAAGCAGGACCGCGGTGCTGCGTTTCAGAAGGGAGGAAG ATAGGGCGAGGGTTCTGGCTCAAGAGACTCATGTGATCGTCTTGGAAGAAGGGGTGATAAAGGTCTCCGTTCATTTGGCTGACAGAAGCTCTGAGAGAGAG CAGTTGACAACCGCTACCAACAACCAACAAAGCAACTCGGATAGTCGTGCATCtgaggaggagacccaggtGGAGGCGGTGAGCAGGGTAGAGCAGACAGAAGAGTCGGCTTTGGGTTCCACCTCCGCTGTCTTAGAGAACGTTCCCCAGGACATGAGCAAGGACATCATGGAGATGTTGGTGGAAAACATCTACTTCAAGTCACAGATAACCACCCAACCTGATTTCAGTTTGGAGATGCTCTCCGACATATGCTCCGCTGTGATTACTTTCTCAAGTACAAAAG AAAACAATGAGTTCATTACAAGCTGCCAGACAAACAGGACCTTCTTGAACAAGAAATTAACTGTCAGAGCTCTGGAAGTCACATCCCAAGTCAGAGTTGAGAATTTGTCAAACATCAGTGAAGATGTCCTCCTGCTGTACTTTGAGAATGAAGGTTGGGAGGTTGAACAGGTCACCCCCGATGAAGAGGAACAGTCTGCTGTCATCTCCTTCAAAATGGACACAG CTGTTCAAGGGATAATCAAGAAGGAACATGTGATCGGGATAACACCGATCAAGGCTTTTCCATTTTACGACTCCTTGGGAACGGTTCTTTATGGCAAAGTCCGACCCAAACCAAAACTACCTGCTACCTTCTCTAAAAGCATACATTCCCCACTCTTGACGTACCTCCATCAGCagcaggaagcagcagagatggTTTGTGGGCACTTGTCAGCACTCTTCTGCAAGGTAGACCTCCTACCCTCATCTGTGAGTTTCAGCCCTCTTCCAGCACTGCTCGAGCAGAAAGATGTTACACCCAAAGACATCAAACAGTGGAAACAATCAGTGGAGCAGGCCTTCACACAGGTCTTGTCCAGGTTCAAAACTCTGAGGCTTCAGCCTCCACCATCAACATGGGAAGAGTCTGAAGCGCAGATCAAAGAGATTGTTTTAGACAAGACCATGGAAGTCATCCCTGAGAAAGCTGAAGGTGCATTGTCAGTGGTCGGCCTTGTGGACGAGGTGACCAGACTAGAGCCCACGTTGAATGAGCTCATGACCAGGATTGAGAAAAGGGTGCAGAGGGAGAATTCAAGTATTACACAAGGATTTGAGATATCCGAAGAAATGTTTCACCTGCTTTGTCAGGACGGTCTTGCTGACCGGTTCAAAGATAATTACCCAGACCTAGAAATGACATATGAAGACAAATTGATCTTAAAAGGTTTAAGTCATGTGGTTTCAGATGCAGCTATTGTGGTAATGGCACAAGTGCTTGCAGTACAAAAAAACCTCTTAGATGGACCTACAGCTGAGGAGGATAACCAGATTGAGGCGGCTAGCAGGGAAGAGCAGACAGAACAGCCGGCTTTGGGTTCCACCTCAGCTGTCTTAGAGAACGTTCCCCAGGACATGAGCAAGGAGTTCATGGAGATGTTGGTGGAAAACATCCACAAAAACTACAAGTCACCGATGACCAGCCAACCTGAATTCAGTTTGGAGATAATCTCTGACACATGCTCCGCTGTGGTTACTTTCTCAAGTGCAAaag AAAATAATGAGTTCATTACAAGCTGCGAGAAAAACAAGATGTTCCTGAACAAGAAATTAACTGTCAGACCTCTGGAAGTCACATCCCAGCTTAAAGTTGAGGATGTGTCCAACATCAGTGAAGATGTCCTCCTGCTGTACTTTGAGAATGAAGGTTGGAAGGTTGAACAGTTCACACCAAATGAAGAGGAACAGTCTGCTGTCATCTCCTTCAAAATGGATACag ATGTTGAAGGGATAATCAAGAGAAAACATCAAATTGGGAAGACATATCTCAAAGTTTTCCCATTTTACAACTCCTTGGGAACGGCTCTTTATGGCAAAGAAAGACCAATACTTAACGTTTCTAAATGTATGAGAAATACCAGAAAAAATGACCAGCCCCTTCCAAGGCCCATCTATCAGATTCAAACATCTGATGGCATTGATTTAGCTGTTTCTAAAGCTGATCTATGTAGCTACGCAGTAGATGCAGTGGTTATCAATTCGAATAAGGACTTGAAACTTGATGGAGGTACTGGAGAAGCAATTGTGGCGGCTGCTGGTTCTTCCTTGCAGGAAGAATGTGATAAAATCCATCTCCGGAGAGGGCAGCTGAAGCCAGGAGACAGTGTAATTACTGGTGCAGGGGGTCGGCTTCAATGCAAAAAAGTGATCCATGCGGTCACACCCCAGTATGATCCATCTAACCACTTGAAGACAGTGGGGCAGCTGAGAAGAGCTGTTAAAGGAAGTCTAGAACTTGCTGAGATGAATGGCTGTCAATCTCTGGCCATCTCTGCCATCAGTGCCAACATGGGGTTCCCAATAGACCTGTGTGCCGACACCATCATCAAAGTGATGAAGGAACATTGTGAAGACCAGTTTGGTCAAAACAACCTGAAGCAGATCCATTTTGTTAGCACAGATGACCATGCCATTCATGCTTTGGAGACATCAGTGAGACACAAGTTTGGAAACCAAGGAATTATTTATTCTCAGCAGAGTGTTACTGACAGACAGAGCTTAAAATCAATGGGAGGGTTTATTCAAGCTGCTAGG CGTGTTCCCAAGCAATCTCCAATTCTGGAAAAGGACGAAAACACTCTCCAGCTACTGGACACCAATGAGGAATTGAGCATTGAATTGGTGGAAGGGAATATTCAAGATGCTACG ACCGAGGGGATTGTGAATGTTGTCGGTAGAGAGCTTGATCTGAGAAGGGGAGCCGTTTCCAAGGCTATCCTTGAAGCAGCAGGACCCAACCTTCAGCTGTTGGTCAGTGAACATTGCCAAACAGGGAACTTTGGTGATGTCATTGTTACAAGTGCATGTCAACTGAGAAGCAACATGCTTTTCCATGCAGTGGTTCCTCCTTGGGACAACAAGGGCAACGCTTGCAAG ATAATGAGAGAGATTGTTGAAGACTGCTTGAACAAGGCAGAGAACCGTGGTCTTGCCTCCATATCCTTCCCTGCAATCGGCACTGGAAAACTGGGCTTTCCCAAAGACCTTGCAGCATCTGTAATGATAGAAGAAGTCTTGGCGTTTAAGAAGCAGTCGATGCGCTTGAAGAAGGTTGCCATCGTTCTCCATccaaaagacagacagacaatccaG GTTTTTAATCAAGAATTAGAGAAACGTCTCTCGACAGGAAGTTAA
- the LOC132448436 gene encoding protein mono-ADP-ribosyltransferase PARP14-like isoform X2 gives MDDAYPYTLIVELEENNVPRLKNKLVKYFQSKRRAGGGECQIQYEDRSRTAVLRFRREEDRARVLAQETHVIVLEEGVIKVSVHLADRSSERELTTATNNQQSNSDSRASEEETQVEAVSRVEQTEESALGSTSAVLENVPQDMSKDIMEMLVENIYFKSQITTQPDFSLEMLSDICSAVITFSSTKENNEFITSCQTNRTFLNKKLTVRALEVTSQVRVENLSNISEDVLLLYFENEGWEVEQVTPDEEEQSAVISFKMDTAVQGIIKKEHVIGITPIKAFPFYDSLGTVLYGKVRPKPKLPATFSKSIHSPLLTYLHQQQEAAEMVCGHLSALFCKVDLLPSSVSFSPLPALLEQKDVTPKDIKQWKQSVEQAFTQVLSRFKTLRLQPPPSTWEESEAQIKEIVLDKTMEVIPEKAEGALSVVGLVDEVTRLEPTLNELMTRIEKRVQRENSSITQGFEISEEMFHLLCQDGLADRFKDNYPDLEMTYEDKLILKGLSHVVSDAAIVVMAQVLAVQKNLLDGPTAEEDNQIEAASREEQTEQPALGSTSAVLENVPQDMSKEFMEMLVENIHKNYKSPMTSQPEFSLEIISDTCSAVVTFSSAKENNEFITSCEKNKMFLNKKLTVRPLEVTSQLKVEDVSNISEDVLLLYFENEGWKVEQFTPNEEEQSAVISFKMDTDVEGIIKRKHQIGKTYLKVFPFYNSLGTALYGKERPILNVSKCMRNTRKNDQPLPRPIYQIQTSDGIDLAVSKADLCSYAVDAVVINSNKDLKLDGGTGEAIVAAAGSSLQEECDKIHLRRGQLKPGDSVITGAGGRLQCKKVIHAVTPQYDPSNHLKTVGQLRRAVKGSLELAEMNGCQSLAISAISANMGFPIDLCADTIIKVMKEHCEDQFGQNNLKQIHFVSTDDHAIHALETSVRHKFGNQGIIYSQQSVTDRQSLKSMGGFIQAARRVPKQSPILEKDENTLQLLDTNEELSIELVEGNIQDATTEGIVNVVGRELDLRRGAVSKAILEAAGPNLQLLVSEHCQTGNFGDVIVTSACQLRSNMLFHAVVPPWDNKGNACKIMREIVEDCLNKAENRGLASISFPAIGTGKLGFPKDLAASVMIEEVLAFKKQSMRLKKVAIVLHPKDRQTIQVFNQELEKRLSTGS, from the exons ATGGACGACGCATATCCTTATACACTGATCGTAGAGCTCGAAGAAAACAACGTTCCCAGACTGAAAAACAAACTGGTGAAATATTTCCAGAGTAAAAGACGGGCCGGCGGTGGTGAATGTCAAATTCAATATGAAGACAGAAGCAGGACCGCGGTGCTGCGTTTCAGAAGGGAGGAAG ATAGGGCGAGGGTTCTGGCTCAAGAGACTCATGTGATCGTCTTGGAAGAAGGGGTGATAAAGGTCTCCGTTCATTTGGCTGACAGAAGCTCTGAGAGAGAG TTGACAACCGCTACCAACAACCAACAAAGCAACTCGGATAGTCGTGCATCtgaggaggagacccaggtGGAGGCGGTGAGCAGGGTAGAGCAGACAGAAGAGTCGGCTTTGGGTTCCACCTCCGCTGTCTTAGAGAACGTTCCCCAGGACATGAGCAAGGACATCATGGAGATGTTGGTGGAAAACATCTACTTCAAGTCACAGATAACCACCCAACCTGATTTCAGTTTGGAGATGCTCTCCGACATATGCTCCGCTGTGATTACTTTCTCAAGTACAAAAG AAAACAATGAGTTCATTACAAGCTGCCAGACAAACAGGACCTTCTTGAACAAGAAATTAACTGTCAGAGCTCTGGAAGTCACATCCCAAGTCAGAGTTGAGAATTTGTCAAACATCAGTGAAGATGTCCTCCTGCTGTACTTTGAGAATGAAGGTTGGGAGGTTGAACAGGTCACCCCCGATGAAGAGGAACAGTCTGCTGTCATCTCCTTCAAAATGGACACAG CTGTTCAAGGGATAATCAAGAAGGAACATGTGATCGGGATAACACCGATCAAGGCTTTTCCATTTTACGACTCCTTGGGAACGGTTCTTTATGGCAAAGTCCGACCCAAACCAAAACTACCTGCTACCTTCTCTAAAAGCATACATTCCCCACTCTTGACGTACCTCCATCAGCagcaggaagcagcagagatggTTTGTGGGCACTTGTCAGCACTCTTCTGCAAGGTAGACCTCCTACCCTCATCTGTGAGTTTCAGCCCTCTTCCAGCACTGCTCGAGCAGAAAGATGTTACACCCAAAGACATCAAACAGTGGAAACAATCAGTGGAGCAGGCCTTCACACAGGTCTTGTCCAGGTTCAAAACTCTGAGGCTTCAGCCTCCACCATCAACATGGGAAGAGTCTGAAGCGCAGATCAAAGAGATTGTTTTAGACAAGACCATGGAAGTCATCCCTGAGAAAGCTGAAGGTGCATTGTCAGTGGTCGGCCTTGTGGACGAGGTGACCAGACTAGAGCCCACGTTGAATGAGCTCATGACCAGGATTGAGAAAAGGGTGCAGAGGGAGAATTCAAGTATTACACAAGGATTTGAGATATCCGAAGAAATGTTTCACCTGCTTTGTCAGGACGGTCTTGCTGACCGGTTCAAAGATAATTACCCAGACCTAGAAATGACATATGAAGACAAATTGATCTTAAAAGGTTTAAGTCATGTGGTTTCAGATGCAGCTATTGTGGTAATGGCACAAGTGCTTGCAGTACAAAAAAACCTCTTAGATGGACCTACAGCTGAGGAGGATAACCAGATTGAGGCGGCTAGCAGGGAAGAGCAGACAGAACAGCCGGCTTTGGGTTCCACCTCAGCTGTCTTAGAGAACGTTCCCCAGGACATGAGCAAGGAGTTCATGGAGATGTTGGTGGAAAACATCCACAAAAACTACAAGTCACCGATGACCAGCCAACCTGAATTCAGTTTGGAGATAATCTCTGACACATGCTCCGCTGTGGTTACTTTCTCAAGTGCAAaag AAAATAATGAGTTCATTACAAGCTGCGAGAAAAACAAGATGTTCCTGAACAAGAAATTAACTGTCAGACCTCTGGAAGTCACATCCCAGCTTAAAGTTGAGGATGTGTCCAACATCAGTGAAGATGTCCTCCTGCTGTACTTTGAGAATGAAGGTTGGAAGGTTGAACAGTTCACACCAAATGAAGAGGAACAGTCTGCTGTCATCTCCTTCAAAATGGATACag ATGTTGAAGGGATAATCAAGAGAAAACATCAAATTGGGAAGACATATCTCAAAGTTTTCCCATTTTACAACTCCTTGGGAACGGCTCTTTATGGCAAAGAAAGACCAATACTTAACGTTTCTAAATGTATGAGAAATACCAGAAAAAATGACCAGCCCCTTCCAAGGCCCATCTATCAGATTCAAACATCTGATGGCATTGATTTAGCTGTTTCTAAAGCTGATCTATGTAGCTACGCAGTAGATGCAGTGGTTATCAATTCGAATAAGGACTTGAAACTTGATGGAGGTACTGGAGAAGCAATTGTGGCGGCTGCTGGTTCTTCCTTGCAGGAAGAATGTGATAAAATCCATCTCCGGAGAGGGCAGCTGAAGCCAGGAGACAGTGTAATTACTGGTGCAGGGGGTCGGCTTCAATGCAAAAAAGTGATCCATGCGGTCACACCCCAGTATGATCCATCTAACCACTTGAAGACAGTGGGGCAGCTGAGAAGAGCTGTTAAAGGAAGTCTAGAACTTGCTGAGATGAATGGCTGTCAATCTCTGGCCATCTCTGCCATCAGTGCCAACATGGGGTTCCCAATAGACCTGTGTGCCGACACCATCATCAAAGTGATGAAGGAACATTGTGAAGACCAGTTTGGTCAAAACAACCTGAAGCAGATCCATTTTGTTAGCACAGATGACCATGCCATTCATGCTTTGGAGACATCAGTGAGACACAAGTTTGGAAACCAAGGAATTATTTATTCTCAGCAGAGTGTTACTGACAGACAGAGCTTAAAATCAATGGGAGGGTTTATTCAAGCTGCTAGG CGTGTTCCCAAGCAATCTCCAATTCTGGAAAAGGACGAAAACACTCTCCAGCTACTGGACACCAATGAGGAATTGAGCATTGAATTGGTGGAAGGGAATATTCAAGATGCTACG ACCGAGGGGATTGTGAATGTTGTCGGTAGAGAGCTTGATCTGAGAAGGGGAGCCGTTTCCAAGGCTATCCTTGAAGCAGCAGGACCCAACCTTCAGCTGTTGGTCAGTGAACATTGCCAAACAGGGAACTTTGGTGATGTCATTGTTACAAGTGCATGTCAACTGAGAAGCAACATGCTTTTCCATGCAGTGGTTCCTCCTTGGGACAACAAGGGCAACGCTTGCAAG ATAATGAGAGAGATTGTTGAAGACTGCTTGAACAAGGCAGAGAACCGTGGTCTTGCCTCCATATCCTTCCCTGCAATCGGCACTGGAAAACTGGGCTTTCCCAAAGACCTTGCAGCATCTGTAATGATAGAAGAAGTCTTGGCGTTTAAGAAGCAGTCGATGCGCTTGAAGAAGGTTGCCATCGTTCTCCATccaaaagacagacagacaatccaG GTTTTTAATCAAGAATTAGAGAAACGTCTCTCGACAGGAAGTTAA